A genomic stretch from Ketobacter sp. MCCC 1A13808 includes:
- a CDS encoding DUF1538 domain-containing protein, whose protein sequence is MSNNTVQLGFSGTLAILLPYLKEKFLEQIKSIWFIVFYLLFFQVVILGLPIVYSSMIAAGMLVVVIGLMFFMEGLRIGLMPLGEMLGAVLPRNSTLPLILLFAFLLGLGATFAEPAIAVLRAAGAGVKPDDAPLLYSLLNDFSSQLVFSVGVGVGFAVLLGVLRFFFGWSLKYLILPGLAVLLLLTVAGNFNVAIQPVLGLAWDCGAVTTGPVTVPLVLALGVGVCRIVGNGDAKNAGFGIVTLASLFPILAVLLLAFYHFYAQDYYGQEFYEGSAEYELVVPKPLLGEEDSYTDVSASEFEEFIANPVLDDRYDVYFEGGETRLVDGRIVVADSRIVLEKKAIQESKMVSGQSWNPETNIVNTLKTAAIDALRAIVPLCLFLFVSLKLVLKDKVKNADEIALGIGFSVLGMGLFLCGILIGLTPLGTQLGSNVPSTFTAIVPWGMNGSEGPIFESDSIGKLVAISFGFFLGYGATLAEPALNALGDTVEKITVGAFRKRLLMQSVATGVAIGIGMGVCKIAFNLPLIWLLLPPYLVLMVLTIISDEAFVNIAWDSAGVTTGPITVPLVLAMGLGVGANVPGVIDGFGVLALASVGPIITVLMVGLVVSRSDLSDDAGDRI, encoded by the coding sequence ATGAGTAACAACACCGTGCAACTCGGGTTCTCCGGAACCCTGGCTATTTTACTGCCGTATCTGAAAGAAAAATTTCTGGAACAGATAAAATCCATCTGGTTTATTGTGTTCTATCTATTGTTCTTCCAGGTTGTGATTCTGGGTTTGCCTATTGTGTACTCCTCGATGATTGCAGCGGGCATGTTAGTAGTGGTGATCGGCCTGATGTTTTTCATGGAAGGGCTGCGTATCGGGCTGATGCCTCTGGGCGAGATGCTGGGCGCTGTGCTGCCGAGAAATTCCACTTTACCGTTAATTCTGCTGTTTGCTTTTTTATTAGGCCTGGGAGCAACTTTTGCAGAGCCTGCGATCGCAGTGTTGCGTGCAGCCGGTGCGGGAGTAAAACCCGATGATGCCCCTTTGTTATATAGCTTGCTGAATGACTTCTCCAGCCAGCTGGTATTCAGTGTGGGCGTAGGTGTGGGTTTCGCCGTGCTGCTTGGCGTATTGCGTTTCTTCTTCGGTTGGTCTTTGAAATATTTGATTTTGCCCGGGCTTGCCGTGCTTTTGTTGCTGACGGTAGCAGGTAATTTCAACGTGGCGATACAGCCTGTATTGGGGTTGGCCTGGGATTGTGGCGCGGTTACAACTGGGCCGGTGACGGTGCCGCTCGTGCTGGCGTTGGGTGTTGGAGTGTGTCGTATTGTCGGCAACGGTGATGCTAAAAATGCGGGCTTTGGTATTGTTACGCTGGCATCGCTGTTTCCGATTCTGGCTGTTTTATTGTTGGCGTTTTACCATTTTTATGCCCAGGATTACTATGGTCAGGAATTTTATGAGGGCAGTGCTGAATACGAATTAGTGGTACCTAAACCACTGCTGGGAGAAGAGGATTCCTACACTGATGTTTCTGCATCGGAATTTGAAGAGTTTATTGCTAATCCGGTGTTAGACGATCGTTATGATGTGTATTTTGAAGGCGGGGAAACGCGCTTGGTGGATGGGCGAATTGTAGTAGCCGATTCGCGCATCGTATTAGAAAAAAAAGCGATTCAGGAATCCAAGATGGTTAGCGGTCAGAGCTGGAATCCTGAAACAAATATTGTCAACACGTTAAAAACAGCGGCCATCGACGCGTTGCGAGCGATCGTCCCGTTGTGCCTGTTTTTATTTGTTTCGCTCAAGCTGGTGTTAAAAGATAAAGTTAAAAACGCGGATGAAATCGCGTTGGGCATCGGTTTTTCTGTGTTGGGAATGGGATTGTTTTTATGTGGCATTCTTATTGGATTGACACCGTTAGGCACTCAGCTCGGAAGCAATGTACCTTCTACTTTTACCGCGATCGTACCTTGGGGTATGAATGGCTCAGAGGGGCCGATATTTGAAAGCGATAGCATCGGCAAATTAGTAGCGATTTCGTTTGGCTTTTTTCTGGGCTACGGAGCAACGTTGGCGGAACCTGCGTTGAATGCATTGGGCGATACAGTGGAAAAAATTACCGTTGGCGCATTTCGTAAACGGTTGTTGATGCAGTCTGTAGCGACCGGTGTTGCCATTGGGATCGGTATGGGAGTTTGTAAAATAGCATTCAATCTGCCATTGATCTGGTTGCTGTTACCACCGTATTTAGTGTTGATGGTACTGACGATTATTTCTGATGAAGCGTTCGTAAATATTGCCTGGGATAGTGCTGGCGTGACCACAGGTCCGATCACTGTACCGTTGGTTTTAGCGATGGGTTTGGGCGTGGGGGCGAATGTGCCGGGTGTCATTGACGGTTTTGGCGTGCTGGCATTGGCTTCCGTTGGTCCGATCATCACCGTATTAATGGTCGGTCTGGTGGTGTCCAGATCGGACTTGTCGGACGACGCGGGAGACCGGATATGA
- a CDS encoding malectin domain-containing carbohydrate-binding protein encodes MSISISRLGLIKVVCIACLPLVAGMASAANNSSVKRINVGGSAFTDSSGQKWLADYGFKNGYKVKDRNLQIKKTNQDRVYQSQRRHKFTDKELNYVIPVPNGNYSLKLHFAEMEQKAFGKGKRVFDVYAEGRKELSGIDVFKQSGSARAAMTRSISYVKVNDGKINLKFKAKKYAGLISGIEIKSLQGKNIAGKSTSSNSSSNTKKTITANTSAASSSASSGSGLKITSQPSNALASPGSTISLKVGASGSGIKYQWFRKGGTMLKGEKSSQLRFASIQKKDAGQYYCVVRNNNKRLYTKLVSVVVSGTNAAQTSKSATLSWAAPTKRTNGKTLKRSEIAEFEIFHGRSASNMSMYDAVDGRKLNHLIKGLSPGNHFFAIQTVDNKGARSNRSRAIKVVVR; translated from the coding sequence ATGTCTATATCAATTTCCCGCTTAGGGCTCATAAAAGTAGTATGTATCGCTTGTTTACCTCTTGTCGCAGGAATGGCGTCTGCCGCCAACAACAGCTCCGTCAAAAGAATCAACGTCGGAGGCTCCGCGTTTACCGATAGCTCAGGCCAGAAATGGTTAGCCGATTACGGCTTTAAAAACGGTTATAAAGTCAAAGACCGAAACCTCCAGATCAAGAAAACCAACCAGGATCGCGTCTATCAAAGCCAGCGTCGGCACAAGTTCACAGACAAGGAACTGAATTACGTCATTCCTGTTCCCAACGGCAACTATTCTTTAAAGCTTCACTTTGCAGAGATGGAGCAGAAAGCTTTCGGTAAGGGTAAACGAGTCTTCGACGTGTATGCTGAAGGGCGTAAAGAGCTTTCAGGTATCGATGTATTTAAACAATCCGGCAGTGCCCGTGCCGCAATGACTCGCTCAATTTCGTATGTCAAAGTAAATGACGGTAAAATCAACCTGAAATTTAAAGCCAAGAAATACGCTGGGTTAATATCAGGTATCGAGATCAAATCCCTGCAAGGCAAAAATATAGCGGGAAAATCAACTAGCAGTAACTCGAGTTCAAACACAAAGAAAACCATAACAGCCAATACAAGTGCAGCTAGCAGTAGCGCCTCTTCCGGTTCCGGGCTTAAAATCACCTCGCAACCGTCCAACGCTCTTGCCAGCCCCGGCTCAACTATTAGCCTTAAAGTCGGTGCTTCAGGTTCTGGTATCAAATACCAGTGGTTCCGCAAAGGCGGCACCATGCTAAAAGGTGAAAAATCCTCTCAGTTACGATTCGCTTCGATCCAGAAAAAAGACGCAGGCCAATATTATTGTGTAGTGCGCAACAACAACAAACGCCTTTACACTAAACTTGTCAGCGTAGTGGTTTCCGGCACCAATGCAGCACAAACGTCAAAGAGCGCTACACTAAGCTGGGCAGCCCCGACTAAGCGCACCAACGGTAAAACACTGAAGAGATCGGAAATCGCTGAATTCGAGATATTCCATGGCAGAAGTGCTTCTAATATGTCGATGTATGACGCTGTTGATGGCCGAAAACTCAATCACCTTATCAAAGGCTTGAGTCCTGGCAATCATTTCTTTGCCATCCAGACGGTCGATAACAAAGGCGCTCGTAGCAATAGATCCAGAGCAATCAAAGTAGTGGTCAGATAG
- a CDS encoding calcium/sodium antiporter yields the protein MLLAVGAVLVGFALLVWSADRFVDGAAATSSHFGMPSLLIGVVVVGFGTSAPEMVVSALAAWEGNPNLALGNGLGSNIVNTGLILGVTALMVPLMVHSKIVRKELPILIVVGLIVGGMLWDGALQRWEAILLLVGFFILIGWTVYSAMSGSDDNLAVEMDQELVEHAMSLKMALFWVGLGLVLLIISARVLVWGAVTIAESMGVSDLVIGLTIVALGTSLPELAASVIAARKGEHDIAIGNVVGSNIFNLLAVIGIAGIIKPLEAISPEVLHRDWPAMMLLSVVLLIMALGFKRQGRINRIEAVLLLLMYVAYNIYLVKTALPAA from the coding sequence ATGTTACTTGCAGTAGGGGCTGTTCTGGTTGGATTTGCTTTGTTGGTGTGGAGTGCGGATCGTTTTGTCGATGGGGCTGCGGCCACCTCCAGTCACTTCGGAATGCCCAGTTTACTGATCGGCGTGGTCGTCGTGGGCTTTGGCACCTCGGCACCGGAGATGGTGGTGTCGGCTCTGGCGGCGTGGGAAGGTAATCCGAATCTGGCGTTGGGCAACGGCCTGGGCTCGAATATTGTAAACACCGGATTAATTCTGGGCGTGACCGCGTTAATGGTACCGTTAATGGTGCACTCCAAAATTGTGCGCAAAGAGTTGCCCATTTTGATCGTGGTCGGTTTGATCGTAGGCGGAATGCTTTGGGATGGGGCTTTGCAGCGCTGGGAAGCCATCCTATTGCTCGTCGGATTCTTTATTCTGATTGGCTGGACCGTGTATTCCGCGATGAGCGGAAGCGATGATAATTTAGCGGTCGAGATGGATCAGGAGCTCGTGGAGCACGCTATGAGCTTAAAGATGGCGTTGTTCTGGGTTGGGCTCGGGTTGGTTCTGTTGATAATCAGTGCCCGGGTGCTGGTGTGGGGCGCAGTAACGATAGCGGAATCAATGGGGGTTAGTGATCTGGTGATCGGTTTAACCATTGTGGCATTGGGCACGTCGTTACCGGAATTGGCCGCTTCGGTGATTGCCGCGCGAAAAGGCGAGCACGATATCGCAATCGGTAACGTGGTCGGTTCAAATATTTTTAATCTGCTGGCTGTAATCGGGATTGCGGGCATTATTAAGCCGTTGGAAGCGATCTCACCTGAAGTATTGCATCGGGACTGGCCCGCCATGATGCTGCTGAGTGTTGTTCTGTTGATAATGGCTTTAGGATTTAAACGCCAGGGTAGAATCAACCGCATTGAGGCCGTGTTGCTGCTATTGATGTATGTCGCTTACAACATCTATTTGGTGAAGACCGCACTACCTGCTGCCTGA
- a CDS encoding P-II family nitrogen regulator: MKPFSRRANISIVTAILPPAVAAKVIDGSFELGEQNALLFNARGTVIRDRWYQNFLPVISPELEYLQFLVPDPQVDQIVESIIHHGSLHLHGAGAVFSVPCDEVEYGSDFALWSTLDDQGDDAFNASTNLKENMSAIYCIVQPDQVDTISRAAMQAGAHGPVIFYCEGRGLRDRLGWLKITKKGVKEVITVIVDNVDKVAVAEAMIEAGRLDMPGRGFLFSMPIQKGMIHLPSTVGNRGYNANMQQIIAAIDSLKGSTQWRDQSVVELGVVGKSAGLSLFGKFKERDWLVDQECLGCIVRRKYSDAMMDAILSAGAYGANVSYARFIEVESRTTSSGIRLNRESGFIRCVLHRSIVEKVKQNIKQVCADNEIDDVCIFTQPITRGYTYLTPEAEDTAVRMYRGTKVRR; encoded by the coding sequence ATGAAACCTTTTTCCCGGCGCGCGAATATTTCAATTGTAACGGCTATCCTGCCTCCGGCTGTCGCCGCTAAGGTTATTGACGGGTCATTTGAGCTGGGCGAACAGAATGCATTGTTGTTCAATGCCAGAGGTACCGTTATCCGTGATCGCTGGTATCAGAATTTTTTACCTGTGATCAGTCCGGAGCTGGAGTATTTGCAGTTTCTGGTGCCGGATCCCCAGGTGGATCAGATTGTGGAATCCATCATTCATCATGGTAGTTTGCATTTGCACGGAGCCGGTGCGGTATTTTCAGTGCCTTGCGATGAGGTGGAATATGGCAGTGATTTTGCGTTGTGGTCAACCCTGGACGATCAAGGTGACGATGCGTTTAACGCTTCCACCAATCTGAAAGAAAACATGTCTGCAATTTACTGTATTGTACAACCAGATCAGGTGGATACCATTTCTCGGGCGGCAATGCAGGCGGGTGCCCACGGCCCCGTTATTTTTTATTGTGAAGGGCGTGGGTTGCGCGATCGGCTGGGTTGGCTGAAGATTACCAAGAAAGGTGTCAAAGAAGTGATTACGGTGATTGTCGATAACGTCGACAAGGTCGCCGTTGCTGAAGCCATGATCGAGGCTGGGCGTCTGGATATGCCGGGGCGGGGTTTTTTGTTTAGTATGCCTATTCAGAAGGGCATGATCCATTTGCCCAGTACGGTTGGCAATCGTGGCTACAACGCGAATATGCAGCAGATTATTGCGGCTATTGATAGCCTGAAAGGGTCGACTCAGTGGCGTGATCAGAGTGTGGTCGAGCTTGGGGTGGTTGGCAAGAGCGCAGGTCTTTCATTGTTCGGAAAATTCAAAGAGCGTGATTGGTTAGTGGATCAGGAATGCCTGGGTTGTATTGTGCGGCGGAAATACAGTGACGCCATGATGGATGCCATTTTATCCGCCGGCGCTTATGGTGCAAATGTTAGCTACGCCCGCTTTATTGAGGTAGAGAGTCGAACAACCTCCAGCGGCATCCGCTTAAACCGTGAGAGCGGATTTATTCGCTGTGTTTTACATCGCTCTATTGTGGAAAAGGTAAAACAGAACATTAAGCAGGTTTGTGCTGACAACGAAATTGATGATGTTTGTATTTTTACCCAACCGATCACCCGCGGTTACACCTATTTGACACCGGAAGCGGAAGACACAGCTGTAAGAATGTATCGCGGAACCAAAGTCAGGCGTTAG